A genomic window from Brachyspira aalborgi includes:
- a CDS encoding glycosyltransferase family 2 protein — translation MIKKNIDLSIIIPVYNVEKYLPHCLDSIFNQSLDNSDFEVIVVNDCSKGNCEEIIEEYKKKYNNIRLINHEYNKGLYQARRTGIFNSNGKYIMHVDGDDYLSLKEDNKDFLKNAINKLDSSNADILFFDCIHTDGEKEWKEQWFNPPNKNLKNNDEIIKYFYGNGCHTMWGKIYKKSVIDLAYKELKNIEHINLWEDLYQNLVISYFSNYSITINEEFYCYRYLQDSDSRGLRKTKEEKESVIYQIVSILKLINDFMEAKLLYKNYGYLSLDLLNVACYRAFCLYNELEYSVNSYTIYIYNKIDWIYKVVPSDMIKNIYIESVKNFINNKDILIEKSKSYLFSIIIFDKYIIIRICGIEIKLKNKSYQYKPIVITLNNLLQNIFSIKIDDKYFVLKILFIKLSFRLKLKN, via the coding sequence ATGATTAAAAAAAATATTGATTTAAGCATAATAATCCCCGTTTATAATGTGGAAAAATATTTACCGCATTGTCTCGATAGTATTTTTAATCAATCTTTAGATAATTCAGATTTTGAAGTTATTGTAGTTAATGACTGCTCAAAAGGAAATTGCGAAGAAATAATAGAAGAATACAAAAAGAAATATAATAACATAAGATTAATAAATCATGAATATAATAAAGGATTATATCAAGCAAGAAGAACTGGAATTTTTAATTCAAACGGAAAATATATAATGCATGTTGACGGAGACGATTATTTATCCTTAAAAGAAGATAATAAAGATTTTTTGAAAAACGCTATAAATAAACTCGATTCTTCTAACGCCGATATTCTTTTCTTTGATTGCATTCATACGGATGGCGAAAAGGAATGGAAAGAGCAATGGTTTAATCCTCCAAATAAAAATTTAAAAAATAATGATGAGATTATTAAATATTTTTATGGAAATGGCTGCCATACGATGTGGGGTAAAATATATAAAAAATCTGTAATAGATTTGGCTTATAAAGAACTTAAAAATATAGAACATATTAATTTATGGGAAGATTTATATCAAAATTTAGTGATATCTTATTTTTCTAATTATTCTATAACTATAAACGAAGAATTTTATTGCTATAGATATTTGCAAGATTCTGATAGCAGGGGATTAAGAAAAACAAAAGAAGAAAAAGAAAGCGTAATTTATCAAATAGTTTCTATATTAAAATTGATTAATGATTTTATGGAAGCAAAATTATTATATAAAAACTATGGATATTTATCTTTAGATTTATTAAATGTGGCGTGTTATAGGGCATTTTGTTTATATAATGAATTGGAATATTCGGTAAATTCTTATACTATATATATATATAACAAAATTGATTGGATTTATAAAGTAGTTCCTTCCGATATGATAAAAAATATTTATATAGAAAGCGTCAAAAATTTTATAAATAATAAAGATATTTTAATAGAAAAATCAAAATCATATTTATTTTCTATAATCATATTTGATAAATATATAATTATAAGAATATGTGGAATAGAAATAAAATTAAAAAATAAAAGTTATCAATATAAACCTATAGTAATAACTTTAAATAACTTGCTGCAAAATATTTTTTCAATAAAAATAGACGATAAATATTTCGTATTAAAAATATTATTTATTAAACTTTCTTTTAGATTAAAATTAAAAAATTAA